The Acidicapsa ligni genome has a window encoding:
- a CDS encoding SGNH/GDSL hydrolase family protein — MSRRFAYVLFCSLITVSLLVVPARGQGGKIIAEKIEWTWEVTPDHPRADLPNVLLLGDSITRNYFPTVTKELDGKANVYLFATSSAIGDSRLAPQLREFFTMESTHFRVIHFNNGMHGWGFTESEYKAAFPALIEALHTDDPQAKLIWANTTPVKKDNPEGATNVRIVARNDIAASIVKEEKIPIDDQHEVIHQHPDLYSDDVHPNETASAIQGKQVAAMIEKLL; from the coding sequence GTGTCTCGACGATTTGCGTATGTGCTTTTTTGCAGCCTTATTACCGTGTCTCTACTGGTGGTGCCTGCGCGTGGGCAGGGTGGAAAAATCATCGCGGAAAAGATTGAATGGACATGGGAAGTCACTCCCGACCATCCACGAGCAGATCTGCCTAATGTTCTTCTGCTTGGTGATTCCATTACGCGGAATTACTTTCCTACGGTGACGAAGGAACTGGATGGCAAGGCGAATGTTTATCTCTTCGCTACCTCATCTGCGATTGGAGACTCCCGGCTTGCTCCGCAGCTTCGAGAGTTCTTTACGATGGAGAGCACGCATTTCCGGGTAATTCACTTCAACAATGGAATGCATGGGTGGGGATTCACGGAGTCGGAATACAAAGCTGCGTTTCCCGCTTTGATTGAAGCGCTGCATACGGACGATCCGCAGGCGAAGCTGATCTGGGCCAATACCACTCCGGTAAAGAAAGATAATCCGGAAGGCGCGACCAATGTTCGTATCGTGGCCCGGAATGATATTGCAGCCTCGATTGTGAAAGAAGAGAAGATACCAATCGACGATCAGCATGAGGTTATTCATCAACATCCGGATTTATATAGTGACGATGTGCATCCCAACGAAACGGCAAGTGCGATTCAGGGTAAGCAGGTAGCCGCAATGATTGAGAAATTGCTTTAG